The following are from one region of the Platichthys flesus chromosome 2, fPlaFle2.1, whole genome shotgun sequence genome:
- the mfap2 gene encoding microfibrillar-associated protein 2 → MRVLLLICMPVLLLAQAQYQEPYPFLEDYGPDYFPESPNPDPPPGTYQQQVSLDTLVRPEKSESELETEPTEPGPLDCREEQYPCTRLYSVHKPCKQCLNSLCFYSLRRVYVINKEVCVRTVCAHEELLRADMCRDQFSRCGVAALSGQCASLGGTCGKSCGGC, encoded by the exons TTCTGCTGCTCGCCCAGGCTCAGTACCAGGAACCATATCCTTTTTTGG AGGACTATGGGCCCGATTACTTTCCAG AGAGTCCAAATCCCGACCCTCCTCCCGGAACCTACCAGCAGCAGGTCAGCTTGGATACTCTGGTGCGTCCAGAAAAATCAG AGTCCGAGCTGGAGACGGAGCCCACGGAGCCAGGACCTCTCG AttgcagagaggagcagtatCCCTGCACCCGACTCTACTCTGTGCACAAGCCATGCAAGCAGTGCCTCAACAGCCTCTGCTTCTACAG tttgaGACGAGTGTACGTCATCAACAAGGAGGTCTGCGTGAGGACTGTGTGCGCCCATGAAGAGCTGCTCAGAG CGGACATGTGTCGTGACCAGTTCTCTCGCTGTGGCGTGGCGGCCCTGAGCGGACAGTGTGCATCACTAGGAGGAACCTGTGGAAAGAGCTGCGGTGGCTGCTGA